From Marivirga harenae, one genomic window encodes:
- a CDS encoding DUF5687 family protein — protein MKWILRHQWISFRRSPSFQKDIGIKIFLGLLGFLVLVNLIFVSANLNETLEALGIDSEPSLLVNQFLLYYFVSELAIRYIMQTVPVLDIEPYLHLPIRRKLISRFLVFKSIINPYNLIAPAIFIPLTISTFIPAMGLGKSLTWLAFTLVLSLCLHFFNILLKKKLESKNIVWIIFVLIILVHYAGNQYFNFTLIPLGEWAVAIYNSPLLLFIPIALLGYLIYISYQFFNQNLYVEDLFDAKMMSGEQLTSRLSGWESKGLINTLIVQELKLILRHKRSRSSILMAGLFLFYPLLIFSMGEEAQTNVMPIFVSIFFTGIFIIQYGQFLWSWNTNQMDFFLTKINPYTQWVESRYRLLIYSVLITSVLSLPYFYYGYELMMIMGATAIYNIGINSMLIMRMSLWGPKPIELDKSSMMNYQGVGAAQFVVGIPLIVGPIAVYAIFANIWTSEIGVLAIALTGLIGLIFRKAFFNAIAKKLKKDKYKLIHDLTI, from the coding sequence CAGAAGGATATCGGAATCAAGATCTTTCTAGGGCTTCTTGGATTTCTGGTGTTGGTCAATTTAATATTTGTAAGCGCTAACCTGAATGAAACACTTGAAGCACTAGGCATTGATTCTGAGCCTAGCCTATTAGTAAACCAGTTTCTACTTTACTATTTCGTAAGTGAATTAGCAATTCGTTATATTATGCAGACTGTGCCTGTTTTGGATATTGAGCCTTATTTGCATTTACCTATTCGTAGAAAGTTAATTAGTAGATTCTTGGTTTTTAAATCAATTATCAACCCATACAATCTGATTGCTCCGGCAATTTTTATCCCGCTGACAATTAGTACTTTTATTCCTGCTATGGGATTGGGGAAATCATTAACTTGGTTAGCTTTTACTCTCGTATTATCTCTTTGTCTACATTTTTTCAATATTCTTTTGAAGAAAAAATTAGAAAGCAAAAATATCGTTTGGATAATTTTCGTCCTCATTATTTTAGTTCATTATGCAGGAAATCAATATTTCAACTTTACATTAATTCCATTAGGCGAATGGGCTGTAGCGATCTATAATTCTCCCTTGCTTTTGTTTATTCCCATAGCTTTGCTTGGCTACTTGATCTACATCAGCTATCAATTTTTTAATCAAAACTTATATGTAGAAGATTTATTCGATGCTAAAATGATGTCAGGGGAACAACTAACCAGCCGATTAAGTGGCTGGGAAAGTAAAGGACTAATCAATACGCTTATCGTTCAAGAATTAAAACTAATCCTACGCCATAAGAGAAGCAGATCGAGCATCTTAATGGCTGGACTATTTTTATTTTATCCGTTGCTGATATTTAGCATGGGAGAAGAAGCACAAACGAACGTCATGCCAATTTTTGTCAGTATATTTTTTACAGGCATATTTATTATTCAGTATGGACAATTCCTATGGAGCTGGAATACCAACCAAATGGATTTCTTTTTGACTAAAATAAATCCTTATACGCAATGGGTAGAATCCCGATACCGTTTGCTAATCTACTCAGTTCTTATCACATCAGTTCTCTCCCTACCTTATTTTTATTATGGATATGAATTAATGATGATCATGGGAGCTACAGCCATTTATAATATTGGTATTAACAGTATGTTGATCATGCGCATGAGTTTATGGGGACCAAAACCAATCGAGTTGGATAAAAGCTCCATGATGAATTATCAAGGTGTAGGGGCCGCACAGTTTGTTGTAGGAATACCACTAATTGTTGGACCTATAGCTGTATACGCTATTTTTGCAAACATTTGGACTTCGGAAATTGGAGTTTTAGCAATTGCTTTGACAGGACTAATTGGTTTAATCTTTAGAAAAGCCTTTTTTAATGCAATAGCCAAGAAACTAAAAAAAGATAAATATAAACTCATCCACGATTTAACAATATAG